In a genomic window of Phycodurus eques isolate BA_2022a chromosome 2, UOR_Pequ_1.1, whole genome shotgun sequence:
- the LOC133395325 gene encoding very-long-chain (3R)-3-hydroxyacyl-CoA dehydratase-like isoform X2, with translation MAPTIEHKSTQHQVDIKIKKQEERWWDRLTLQEKKPLFLAPDFNRWLDESDAEKELQAKEEEQIKKIHVESRIQKDLHLGLKKGYLFMYNLVQFLGFSWIFVHMTVRLFILGQDSFYDTFHVTADVMYFCQMMAVLEVINPLLGLVKTGFFPAMIQVAGRNVILFVIFGCLEEMQKKPVVFFVFYLWSTIEVFRYPFYMLACIGTEWKLLTWLRYSLWIPLYPLGVVAEAAAVIQSLPIFDATQLFSLPLPALLGHYFSFSYTLQLYLVLLFLGLFINFRYLYKQRRRRYRSRKRKVH, from the exons atgGCACCTACG ATTGAACACAAGTCAACACAGCATCAGGTTGACATCAAAATCAAGAAGCAGGAAGAGCGCTGGTGGGACCGTCTGACGCTACAGGAGAAGAAGCCTCTATTTCTGGCTCCAGACTTCAACCGCTGGCTGGATGAGTCTGATGCTGAGAAGGAGCTTCAGGCTAAG GAGGAAGAACAGATCAAGAAGATACATGTGGAGTCAAGAATTCAGAAAGACC TCCACCTCGGCCTGAAGAAAGGCTACTTATTTATGTACAATCTGGTGCAGTTCCTTGGATTCTCCTGGATCTTTGTCCACATGACCGTACGGCTCTTCATTCTTGGTCAAG ATTCATTTTATGATACCTTCCACGTCACAGCTGATGTGATGTACTTCTGTCAGATGATGGCCGTGCTCGAGGTGATTAACCCCTTGTTAGGCTTGGTCAAAACTGGCTTTTTCCCCGCCATGATACAG GTAGCAGGGAggaatgtcattttatttgtcatctTTGGCTGCTTGGAAGAGATGCAGAAAAAACCTGTCGTCTTCTTCGTGTTCTACCTGTGGAGCACCATTGAAGTCTTCAG GTACCCTTTCTACATGCTGGCCTGCATTGGCACGGAGTGGAAGCTGTTGACATGGCTCAGATACAGCCTTTGGATCCCACTGTACCCACTTGGGGTTGTGGCTGAAG CGGCTGCTGTGATCCAGTCCCTCCCCATCTTCGATGCAACACAGCTGTTCAGCCTCCCTCTGCCTGCACTGCTGGGACACTACTTCAGCTTCTCATATACTCTGCAGCTCTACCTGGTTCTCCTGTTCTTGG GACTCTTCATCAATTTCCGATATCTATACAAGCAGAGGAGGAGACGTTACCGATCAAGGAAAAGGAAAGTTCACTAA
- the LOC133395325 gene encoding very-long-chain (3R)-3-hydroxyacyl-CoA dehydratase-like isoform X1: MQILTPHVYWAQRHGEIYLRVELSDTKNLEINLQNNTIQFRALGHGARGDNEYKFSLEFLETIRPKIEHKSTQHQVDIKIKKQEERWWDRLTLQEKKPLFLAPDFNRWLDESDAEKELQAKEEEQIKKIHVESRIQKDLHLGLKKGYLFMYNLVQFLGFSWIFVHMTVRLFILGQDSFYDTFHVTADVMYFCQMMAVLEVINPLLGLVKTGFFPAMIQVAGRNVILFVIFGCLEEMQKKPVVFFVFYLWSTIEVFRYPFYMLACIGTEWKLLTWLRYSLWIPLYPLGVVAEAAAVIQSLPIFDATQLFSLPLPALLGHYFSFSYTLQLYLVLLFLGLFINFRYLYKQRRRRYRSRKRKVH; this comes from the exons AATCTTGAAATCAACCtgcaaaacaacacaattcagttcagag CACTAGGACATGGAGCTAGAGGAGATAATGAATACAAGTTTAGTTTAGAGTTCTTGGAAACCATCAGACCTAAG ATTGAACACAAGTCAACACAGCATCAGGTTGACATCAAAATCAAGAAGCAGGAAGAGCGCTGGTGGGACCGTCTGACGCTACAGGAGAAGAAGCCTCTATTTCTGGCTCCAGACTTCAACCGCTGGCTGGATGAGTCTGATGCTGAGAAGGAGCTTCAGGCTAAG GAGGAAGAACAGATCAAGAAGATACATGTGGAGTCAAGAATTCAGAAAGACC TCCACCTCGGCCTGAAGAAAGGCTACTTATTTATGTACAATCTGGTGCAGTTCCTTGGATTCTCCTGGATCTTTGTCCACATGACCGTACGGCTCTTCATTCTTGGTCAAG ATTCATTTTATGATACCTTCCACGTCACAGCTGATGTGATGTACTTCTGTCAGATGATGGCCGTGCTCGAGGTGATTAACCCCTTGTTAGGCTTGGTCAAAACTGGCTTTTTCCCCGCCATGATACAG GTAGCAGGGAggaatgtcattttatttgtcatctTTGGCTGCTTGGAAGAGATGCAGAAAAAACCTGTCGTCTTCTTCGTGTTCTACCTGTGGAGCACCATTGAAGTCTTCAG GTACCCTTTCTACATGCTGGCCTGCATTGGCACGGAGTGGAAGCTGTTGACATGGCTCAGATACAGCCTTTGGATCCCACTGTACCCACTTGGGGTTGTGGCTGAAG CGGCTGCTGTGATCCAGTCCCTCCCCATCTTCGATGCAACACAGCTGTTCAGCCTCCCTCTGCCTGCACTGCTGGGACACTACTTCAGCTTCTCATATACTCTGCAGCTCTACCTGGTTCTCCTGTTCTTGG GACTCTTCATCAATTTCCGATATCTATACAAGCAGAGGAGGAGACGTTACCGATCAAGGAAAAGGAAAGTTCACTAA